ttaattacctTCTTCAAATCTGTTAGGGTTGATATCGACACCAATGATCCTCGAAGCCCCTGAATATCTAGCACCTTCAGCAGCCTAAAATCAGTAAGATACAGAGACATGTATCGACTTAATTTTAGCAGAAGCAATTTAAGCAACCTCATCGATATCGAGTCGAATAGATAGAAGAAACTCACTGAGAGGCCAACAGCACCCAGCCCGAAAACAGCCACAGTCGATCCCTTGGGTGGTTTAGCGACATTAACAGTCGCGCCAAACCCTGTAAAAATAGATGAAAATTCATTCCAAGCAGTCGCAGTGCTGTGGTTTGGGGATTTAGGGTCGATATGGAATTGGCCTCACCTGTGCAAAACCCACAGCTAAGAATGCAGACTTTGTCCAGAGGTGCCAGAGGATTGATCTTGGCAACACATCCCGAATGAACGACGGTGTACTCGCTGAACGTCGATGTTCCGAGGAAATGGTAAATGGGCTGGCCATTGATCGAGAACCGTGACTGACCATCGGCGAGCATCACTCCCCTGTCGGTGTCTATCCTCAGGAGACTGCACATGTTGCTTTCTGCAGACAAGCAGTGGATACACTCCTTGCATTCTCCTGTGAAAACGGGGAGGACATGGTCTCCGGGTGCCAGATCAGTGACGCCTTCTCCAACACTCTCCACGATCCTGATAATAATAATTGTTCTTGACTGTGAAAAGGCATTTCTGAAATCTAAAGAGCAGAGTAGATAAAGAGGATGGGAGGAAATTTAGTACCCTGCGGCTTCATGGCCGAAGATCCGAGGAAACACAGGTTCTTGTCCCTAATTAAAGAAGTTAAATCAAAGCCAAAAGTATTCGATCAACAACACAACAATCTCCAAGAACATGaaaaatacaaatatatataaaatgaaaGAACTAATTACTTTAGCTTCCCAGAAGTAAACATCAGTGTGGCAGAGTGAAGTGAAGAGGATCTTCATTCTGACTTCCATTGCCTGAGGAGGTGCCACCTCCACCTCTTGGATCACCAGTGGCTTCCCCGCCTCCCATGACACAGCAGCTATATATCCAAGAAATAAAGAAAAGCCAAGAACTCATCTATCAAGTATAAATCGTCGTGTTtgcagaagagaagagaggagtggGAAACAAACCTCTGCATTTGATGACTTGACCAGCCGTGCTCGACATATTTCTAAACACTTGGAAAAATTTTCGCCGTTTCTTCTCTAAATCTCCTGAGATTGAGATGATGAAGGCGGAGATGCTCGCGAGTATTTATAGAGAAAATGTACGAGCACGTTGGGCGGCCCCAAAACAACGGCTGGCGTATGAAACCGGACGCGGGGTCGACTGCTCCCTCGCCAACCTTTTGCAGCGCTGATGCATGAAGCGGCCCCGGGAAACCGGAAACCGGAAACTGGAAACCAGCGTCGCTGGATTGGGTTTCCCATGAATTAGGaaatatgaataaaaaatattatttctcttTGGAACTTAATTaagttcttaaaaaaaaataaacgtcTCTTATATTCTTTTCataaaaagatattttttaaagGACAAAAAAAAGACCCAAATTAAGAGATatatgagtattttttttttaaaaaaaaatcaaatatatccCACCTTGACCTTTTATTCAGAGTGAGTTTTAGATTTAAGCGTGTAGGGATTACCTATAATATGTTTACTGTTTagaatgaatttaaaatttaaagtctAGCATCTATCTAATAATAATctgtaattattttaaaat
The genomic region above belongs to Zingiber officinale cultivar Zhangliang chromosome 11A, Zo_v1.1, whole genome shotgun sequence and contains:
- the LOC122032124 gene encoding alcohol dehydrogenase 1-like, which translates into the protein MEVRMKILFTSLCHTDVYFWEAKGQEPVFPRIFGHEAAGIVESVGEGVTDLAPGDHVLPVFTGECKECIHCLSAESNMCSLLRIDTDRGVMLADGQSRFSINGQPIYHFLGTSTFSEYTVVHSGCVAKINPLAPLDKVCILSCGFCTGFGATVNVAKPPKGSTVAVFGLGAVGLSAAEGARYSGASRIIGVDINPNRFEEAKKFGVTEFVNPKDYDKPVQEVIAEITNGGVDRSIECTGNVNAMISAFESVHDGWGVAVLVGVPHKDAVFKTHPVNFLSERTLKGTFYGNFKPRTDLPGVVEKYLNKEIELEKFITHEVSFSDINKAFDYMLQGDSLRCIIRMDD